In the genome of Streptomyces sp. NBC_00433, the window CAGTAGGGCACGACGTGGTTTTTGATAGTCGAGGCGTCGCCACGCAGCGTGTGGGGTTCGACGACGCGGGCGTTCCACCACCGGTCATGCCACTCCCCGAGCTGGGTCCTGCCAGCCCTCGGATCCCGCACGCCACCTCGAGCGAACTGCGTCTCCATCTCAACAGCCCAGGCGCGCGCCTGAGCCTTGAGGGGGAACGACTCACTCAATCGGGATCCAGTCCGACTGCGTACTGTCGCCTGCCATTTTCCAGATTTCAACCTGCGCAGGTACGTGATACCACTCCTTTATTCAGACGTACATGGGGATCGATTCGAAAATGAGTCAGCGGCAACGCCTTTCAGCCGCAACCGCCCTGCTGGAGATGAACGCCTCCAAGCCATCTGCTGGCACCCGAACACGAGAGCGTCCCGTTCCTGTACGCAGGTCTACGACCGGTAGGTCGCCGGCAGCAATAAAGCGGTACACGGTTCGCCGGTCGACATCCAAAGCGGCGGCGACGGCGGGAATTGACAGCAGACGAGTCGGCAACGATGAGTCCTCGCGGCGAGAAGGGCAACGGGTGATTGACGGTTCTCTCGCGACCACCGACTAGCCGCGCACACGTCGCGGTCCCGCACGGCTCCCCGCAGGAGAGCGGAGCCAATGGAACCTACGTTTGCTTGCTGCTAGCCGCGGACCGTTCCGCATCTCAACGGTTCGTGGGTCGTTCAGGAGCCGGTACGGCGGACGGCTTGGCAGTGGCCCTCGGGACCAGGTTCACTGACCCCACCCACTGCCAACCAACCCGCGCGGACATCACCATGCTCCTCGGAAAACACGTTTTGCCTGACGGCATTTTCTGGGCTATACAGCGCAGCGCACCGGCCCACGGGGAGCACGGACCATCGTGGTCCCGTTCCGCACCTCGACTCCCTCGACAGAGGGCTTACGGGTCGACCGTGCCGCGCGGCCCTCCCACGCCACCCCCTCCGGCGGGGAGATATCCAGACAGGCGATTGGAGAACACCCTTTTCTTGAGCAGCGAAGGAAGGCTATAGCTTGACATACGCTCACGATAATAATCCACTCATTTGCCGAGGAGAGTATCTGCCGTGAGCGAACTGATGCATCGCGAACCATTACGCTTGGCAGTAGTATGAATCGAGGCGAGGAGATGCCAATCAGCGGACGATTCGGACAGGTCCATATTTCAGGCCGCCTTTTGCAAGCCAGGACGTTGTTGCGGTGGACACCGGGCCGGGCAGCGTGGCACGCCAACAAGATCGCGTTTTCGCAGAGCACTGGGGATTGAGACCAATAGGCTCGCAAATAGACGATTCGCGCATTGCTCGTGGGGGGTGTTTCCTGCCCGAACCGCAGCAGGCTCAACGGAGTTGGCGGAGTACACGCCGGGGTGCTGGCGGCGTACAACGAGCGGGACGGCACGGCCCGCTCGCATGCCGTGGAGCTCCAGCAGGTCGGAGTCGGCGGGGCTCCGAGGTTTCGGACGAGCGGGTGGAGCGGATGGACGGGCCCGAACAATGCGCGAGCGGGAGTAAGCCGGTTCGCCCGACCGGTGGCCTCTTCGCCGTACCCGGCGAACGGCTCGACGCCGCGATCAGAAGGACCGGCACGGCCCACGAGGCCGACCAGGCCCCGGCACTGGGCCTGCTGCCACCGGGTGAACGACGCCGAGCTCCGGGTCGGCGCCGCACTTGCACCCTTGCGCGCCGTTCCGCGGCCGGTCCAGGGAGATCGGGTGCGCGGCGGCCCCGCCGACCGGGAGAATCATCTGTTATGGCACAGTCCGTCCCCGCATCCTCTGTCCCGGATTCCCAGTACGTCCGGCGCATTCTGCGCCATTCGCAGAGTTCGCTCGTAGGGCTCATCGCCTCCACGAGCGCGCAGCTCCCGTACCCCCGCGATCTGGGCGAGCACGAAGGTTTCGGCGTATACGGCCCTTGAGCACTCGCCGACGCCGCGCGGGTCTCCCTTGCCCTCGGCAAGGAGATCAACCGCGCCCCGGCACAGCCGCGTGATCCTGGGCAGATCCTGGGCCCCTACCTCGCCCTGGACGACCCCTTCTACAAGGAGTCGCCGGAGGAGAAGCTGACGCGCCTGCTGACGCGCGCAGGGCTGATGCGTTCTCAGCAGATGATCTTGAGGAGGGTGGTGGCGTGACCGGTAGCGGTCGGTTGCGGCGGCGATGTTGGTCCAGCCGGCCTGGCGCATCAGGCCGATGGCGAGTTTGCGCAGTGTGGCCATGGCGCGGGGAGCGTTGCCGGTCTGGACCTTGGAGGCGTCCTCGACGAAGGTCACATCTGTCACGTGGTGCAGGGCTTCCACGGACCAGTGGCCCTGGACGAGTTCGGCCAGGCGGCCGGGGTCCGCCTGGCCGGGGGTGAGGCTGGTGACGGCGTAGACCGTCTTCGTCTGGACCTCGCCAGTCTTGGTGCTGACGCGGCGTCGCTTGATCTCGATGGCCTGGAAGGCGCGCGGGAACAGTAGCCCGGCTTCGACGGTGCACACTTTCAGCCGCCGGACCTCGCGCCGTCCGTGCCCGGCGGTGCGGGTGCGGTCCAGCAGCGGCAGCTGCTGCCAGGGCAGGGCGCGCAGTTGCCGGCGCAGTCCCTTCTGGTTGCCCTTGCCGACCAGGAGGTAGTGCCCGCCAGCGGCGACGATCTTCTTCGCGGTCTTGCGCTGGGTGTGCATCGAGTCGGCGGTGACGACCACACCGCGCAGGTCAAAGCGGGCCAGCAGCGGGGTCATGGCCGGGATTTCGTTGCTCATGGCGGCCACTTGGCATTGGGCGATGACGGTCTGGCTGCCGTGTAGGGCAGCGGCCAGCAGGTGGACTGCCGTCTTGCTGTCGGTGCGCGAACCGCGCACGGCCTTGCCGTCCACGGCCAGCCCGGTCAGGGCTTCGTCGTCCTCGACGGGATCGGCGGCGTGGCGAGCGAGCCAGGCGCCGACCGCGTCGTCCAGAGCGTCTCCGTCGATGCGGGCCGGCAGTCTGCCGAGCGTGGAGGCGTTGGGTGCGGCGCGGTCAAGGCCGAGTCCGGCGCGGACCTGCGAGTCGGCGTCGGCGGCGTATCGGGCGATCTGCGCGAGGGAGTGGGCTCCGTCGAGCACCGCCGTCAGACACAGGGCCAGCAGCGCGCCGATCTGGTAGCGGCGCCCGCGCACCCGGCGCGGATCGGGCACGGCGGCCAGCACGTTTGACAGTGAGGCCAGCTCGCGCGGCTCGACGGATGGGCGTGGGTCGGTGGCGTCCTCGCATTGGCGCGCGACGACGGTGATCAGGCAGAGGGCACGCGGACGCGACTCCAGGACGATCTTCGGTCTCAGTGGGCGGTTCGTGAGCTTTTGGATAGACCTGTGGTCGCCTGATGGTGTGGGTTGTGGGCAGAATCCGCCGGCCCGCGGTGGTTCATCTGGTGATGTGATCGGGTGAGTGAACGCAAGCCGTACCCGAGTGACTTATCGGACGGGCAGTGGTCGTTGATCGAGCCGGTGATCACCGCGTGGAAGGACCGGCACCGCTCGGACAGCGGCTACCAGGGCGCCTACGAGATGCGGGAGATCGTCAACGCGATCCTCTACCAGGGGCGGGCCGACTGTCAGTGGGCGTACATCCCGCACGACCTGCCGCCCAAGAGCGCGACCTACTACTACTTCGCCGCCTGGCGGAACGACGGAACCGACCAGATCATCCATGAACTCCTGCGCTGCCAGGTCCGCGAACGCGCCCAGCGATTAGAGGACCTGACCCTGGTGGTGCTGGACACCCAGAGTCTCCATGCGGCTGCCGGGGTCCCCGCCGCCACGACCGGCCACGATCCGGCCAAGAGGGTGCCCGGCCGCAAGCGCGGCCTGGCCGTGGACGTACTCGGCCTGGTCATCGCGGTCGTCGTCCTCGCCGCGAACACGCACGACAACGCCGCAGGCATCATCCTGCTGGACCAGGTCGCCGAGCACGCTGGCGGAACCGCCCGCAAAGCCCTCGTCGACCAGGGCTTCAAGAACAAGGCCGTCGAGCACGGCGCCGGCCTGGGCATCGACGTCGAGATCGTGGCACGCAACCCGCAGGACAAGGGGTTCGTGCCGCAACCGAAGCGGTGGAGGGTCGAGCAGACCTACGGGATCCTGATACTGCACCGGCGCCTGGTCCGTGACTACGAGCACCGTCCCTCCTCTTCCGCCTCCCGCGTCTACTGGGCGATGACCCACGTCATGAGCCGACGCCTCACCGGCGCGAACACCCCCACCTGGCGCACGGTGCAGGAGGCAGCAGCGTGAACATCCAGCCCCTGCTCGATGCCCTGGACCTCCAGGAAGACGCCGCCCGGACCCTGGCCGACGACCTCCGCGCGCAGATCGACAACCTGCAAACCCAGCTACGGGAGACCGAGAGGCACCTGGAGCACCTCACGATCACCCGCAAGACCGTCACCGGCCTTGCCGACCGGCTCCCGGTCGTCGCGCCGGACCTGCCCGACCACCCGGACTACCCCCGCATCCTCGCCGCCTTCAACCACACGCCCCGGCCACTACGAGCCAAGGACGTCTGCGAAGCCCTCGGCCACGAACTGCTGCCGAAGAACGTCGAAGGCACCCGGGCCAAGCTGAAACGCCTGGTCAAACTCGGGATTCTCACCGAGGTCGACACCGGCAGCTTCACCACGAAGCAGTAGCCGGCCACTGCGATCGCTCAGATGTGCATGTCCGGGGTGCCGCGAACTGCATACGCCGGCAGGCGGGCTTCCTTCAGGTAGGCCGGGGAGAGCGAGAGGTCGAACCGCCGCTCGATGATGCCAAGGGTGCGCCGGTAGGTATCTGTGTAGTGCTCGCCTTCGGCGGCGATGAGTGTTTTCCCGTCGGACTGCAGCACGCGCCCACTGACGAGTTCGGGAAGCAGCAGGTCAGGCTCCCGACCCCAGCGCCACACTTCCTCGCCCAGCCCGAACCCACACAGTTCCACGCCGTCCCGAGCGTAAAAGACTGTGGCTGGCGGGTGCTCTTGTATCGGCACGTAGCGGACGGCTTCGACGCCTTCTCGGGAGATCTCTGGCAGACGGTCCCCACCGGTCGAGTCTCCGTACTCCAGGGCGAACGACCAGCCTCCATGCTCTCCGACCCGTACGACACCATCGCCATCCTCGCCCGGTCGGTACCACTGCCCGAGGTCCCACGCTTCGGCGTCGGTGATGGGCTCGGTCGCTCCGTCCCGGTCGCCTCCCATGCGCACGGCCAGTTCGTGCCCGGATATTCCGTGTGCGAACACCACACTGGACATCCAGTGCTCCAGATCGACCAGCCACTGAATCCCGTCGCGCATACCCTCGCCCCTCACCCACAAGCAATTGATCGTCGGGGCGCACCCTATGCAGCACCACCGACAAGGCGAACCCGTCGAGCAGGGCCAGGCGACCACGCGCCATCGTTCCCCGCGCGCAACATGCCAAGCAAAGCACCCGGCCCAGCCTCACCCGGAAATGGACATCACCTCACGAACCGCCCTCTGAGAGCATTGCGTCATGGGTGTGAGCGGAGCCGTACCGCAAGGTGATGATCATCATGCAACACAGGAATTCATCGGGGAGCCGCCGCTGGACACCGCGCAGCAGTTGCGGATCCGGGCCACCCATCGCGGGTTCACGTATCAGAATCTCTACGCTGTTGGCTGCCTGCTTCGACTGCGGGACGCGGGCGCTGAGAGCTTGCTGGTGGAGCGCGACGAGGACCTGGAGGTGGTGCTCCCGAGCCGCCGCCTGTATCTCCAGGTCAAAACGCGCAAGAGCGGCGTCCTGGTCTGGAGCGATATCCGCGACGCGCTCGATCAGTACCGTGGAGTTCGGGCCGAGCATGATGCAGACCGGCGCGGTGGCAGTCCCTCGCTGATCGTGATCACCAATGCCCAGCCTGGACCTGACCTGCTGGACAGGACAGTCGCCGCGGACTGGCCCGGCGACGTTCATCTGCTGTACCCGGGCAGACCTTCGGCGACTGAGGCTTGGCTGCCGACGCCGGCGCCCGACCTCGAGGCGATGATGCAGTGGTGTACGGCCGAGGCCAGCAATGTCCGATTCGCCTCACTCAAACCGCGGACGCTGGTGGAGAAGCTGGCGGCCCGGGTGCAGTACGCGTCCACGGGCGCGCTCGGTCAGGGCTTCGCAGCAGCGGACCTTGCCCAGTTGTTCGAGCAGTTCGTGCAGGAGCTGCAGGCGTTTCCGGAGACCCCCGATACCTACCGGCCCCAGAAGACCGATCCCGAGCTGGTCGGCGAACAGCCGGTGCGGCTGGTGGTCGGGTACTCAGGCGCAGGGAAGACCACTTGGGCAGCGGATGCGGCTAAGCGGTGCTCGCTGCCCGTGACGTACTGCGATGTGGCAGATGGCGTGTCGGCCGATGCTCTCGCCGAGTCGCTGGCCCGGGAACTCGCGGCCAGGCACCTCAGCGGTCCGGCGGGAACGGAGCTGCCCTACGGGTCGAGCCTGGATGTCCTGCGAGCGGTCCACCGGCGGCTGGAAGAAACGGGGACCATCGTCGCTGTCGTCCTCGACAACGCCCACCGCGTTCCCGTCGGCGGACTCCGCGCGCTCATTGCCGCGCTGCCCACTGCACAGTTGGTCTTGTTGGCGCACCCCTGGCCTGACCAGCCCGTTCTTGAGATTCATCTCGGAATCGCCCCGCAGGTGCTGCCTGGATGGAGTGTCGACACCGTGGTTGAGGTCTTCGTGGCTGAAGGCTGCCGGACCGACTACGCCACGGCGCAGCGCGTCATCACGCTCACCGGCGGTCTGCCCTTGTACGTCGGTCAGGCCGCCGTGCTCGCCCGCAGCCAGTACGGCGCCGACGTGGCCGAGTTCTGCGACGCGTTCGAGGAGGGGACGCACGCAATGCCCACTGCTCAGGAGCGCATCCTCGAGCGGGCCTTCGCAGGTCTCGGCGAGACGGCTACGGCACTGGCCGGCCTCCTCGCCCTGGCCGAGGTCCCACTGAAGCAGGACGAGCTGCAGCTGTTGGCTGCGGACATGGGGATGGCGAGCCGGTCGGTCAACGGCCGTGCTCTTCGAGAGCTTGTTGGCCCCGGGCTGACGCAGTCGTTCGGGGACGGTCACCTGAAGCTTCATGACGCCGCACGAGCTGTCGCCCCGCAGGTGCTTGAAGGTCTCAACGAGGAGACGGCCGACCGGGTGCAGCGGACCTTGTGCCAGATTGTGGAGGGTGACTGGGATCCCGCGCGACGTTCCCGCTGGATGCGACTGCTGGGATCAACGGGACAGATCGGGGTCCTGATCGCCCTCACCGAGGAGGAGGGGTTCTTCGAGCGTGACTACCCCCGTGAGGTGCGCGCCGACCTCGCTGACACGGCGCGTGATCCGGCCTCGGATCCCGCACTGCGGCTCGACGCTCACAACGCGCTGGCCGCATGGGCGTTCAATGAACGAGACATGGAGGGGCTAGCCTCACATGTCCACGCGATGGAGACGATTCGTCGAGCCGGACACCCGGACTTCGGTCCGCGAGAGGCCGTGCTCGTCGCCTCCCGACAGTTCCGTCTCTACGGCCCAGCGGGAGCCCTCACACAACTTCGCCGTGCCTTCGCCGAAGCACACGCCCAGACGCCTTCTCCCTCCCGGTTCGACCGGGGATTGCGCTACGAGTACGCCGGTGCTTTGTGGGAGGCGGGAGAACACCTGGAGGCGGGCAAACTCGCTGCGGGACTCATCGACACCTACATGGACCACCTCGGGCTGACACCTCCCGACATCCTGCTGCCGGTCGAGATGCTCCACGAGCGATGCGTCAGCCACGACACACCAGACGACTTCAAGAGGCTCGCCGACTGCTTCGGCCTCCTGGTCAAAGTCGCGCGCAAACTCGACAGAATGGACTTCGAACCCTGGGCACTATGGGCGTTTAAGCTCTACAACGCCTCCGGCGCCACGCGGTCGGCCATCGACTCGGGGCAGGACCTCGCAGACGTGGAATGCCGGACCAATCCCGCCGGGGCGCTGAGACAGCTCGACTCACTGCTGCGCGCGGCCCAGGAGAACAACCTCCTGGACATGATCGTCGGGATTCGTTCGCAGCGTGCCTTTGTTCTGGCTCTCGCGGGCGACGTACCTAGTGCCCGTGCGGAGATGGATGCCCTCGCCCAGTACGACCTCACCCCCAGCGAGAATGACGACATCCGGCACCAGAGCCGGCTCATCGAAGAGATCGCCAATCCTGTGGGGCTCGTAAAGTCATCGCTGCAGGTGGGGCCCGCGTGAGAGGCGTTCGCTGGCGGCTGGGATGCTACGCGGGTGATCATCTCGACGGTGTATCGGATCACCCGTGCGTTGCTATCCGTGCCGGGCGTCCTGCTGCGCCGCAACACGGCCAAGGACGCCGAACTGCTGGTGCTGCGGCATGAGAACGCGGTGCTGCGACGGCAACTCGCTGGTCCGGTCCGTTACGAGCCCGCGGACCGGTTCTGGCTGGCCGCGCTGTCGTCGCTGATACCGCGGTGCGACTGGGGGCGGGTGTTCCCGGTCACCCCGGGGACGCTGTTGGCCTGGCACCGCAGGCTGATCGCGAAACGGTGGGACTACTCCGACCGACGTCGGCGCACCGGCCGCCCACCGACGGCGGCCGCGCTCAAGAAGCTGGTGCTGCGTCCGGCGCAGGAGAACCCGCGGCGGGGTCACCGGCGGATCCAGGGTGATGAAGTTTCCCCGTGATCTCGGACACTCGTTCTTATGCGGCGATGGTGTGCCGCTGTCGGGTCTCGTGCGGGGTCAGGTAGCCCCAGTTGGGGTGTTTGCGTAGTCGGCGCCGGTTGTAGAAAGTCTCGATGAAGGAGAAGACCTCGGTGCGGGCGGTTGCCCGGTCGGGCCAGGTCCGGATACCGATCTCGGCCTTCAGGACTGCCCAGAAGCTCTCGGCTGCGGCGTTGTCGTAGCACGAGCCGGTGCGTCCGGTGCTCGCTCTCATGCCCAACCTGGCTATCTCGCTGCGGAATTGGGTGGAGGTGTATTCGCTGCCGCGGTCGCTGTGCGCAATGCAACCGGGCTCCAGGCGGCCGCGTCCATGGGCCATGTGCAGGGCGTCGACGACCAGGTCAGCGCGGTGGTGGTCGGCCATCGACCAGCCGACGACCTCGCGGGTGGCCAGGTCCAGCCAGCAGGCCAGGTAGAGCCAGCCCTGCTCGGTAGGCAGGTAGGTGATGTCTCCGACCAGGCGGGTTCCGGGCCGGGCCGCGGTGAAGTCGCGGCCGATGAGGTCCGGTGCGGGCCGGGCCTGTTTGTCCGGGCGGGTCAGCGACCGGCGGTGGCCGCGGGTGATCCCGGCGATGCCGCGTTCGCGCATCAGCCGCTCGACACGCTTGCGGTTCACGCCGTGGCCCAGCCGCCGCAGCTCGGCGTGGACGCGCGGGACGCCGTAGGCGCCCCTGGAGGCCAGGTGGACCACGGTGATCTCGTGCACGAGCGCATCGTCGGCACGCAGGCGCGCACGCCGGGCCTGTTCGCCTCCGGCCCAGGCGTAGAAGGAGGAGCGGGGAACACCGAGTACGCGGCACAGCAAGGAGACCGGGTAGGAGGCCTTCTCCGCCGCGATGAACCGGTAGACCCCGCTCACCGGTCGCTCTCCCGCGCGAAGAAGGCCGTCTTAGATTCAACCGGTCAAGGCAACACTCTCGGCTGGTGTGCGGAATCCGAGGCACTTGCGCGGACGGTTGTTCAGCTTGGTCGCGATGGCGTCAAGGTCGTCCTGGCTGAAGGTCGACAGGTTGGTGCCTTTTGGTAGGTACTGCCGGAGCAGCTTGTTGGTGGGGCCTTCCCCCGTGAAGGTGGGCACGCGGTTATTGATCACGCGGCGAGTGTGAGTTTAGCGGTGTGGTGTCGGTGTTCGTATTCGTTGGGGCTGAGGTGGCCGTTGGCGGAGTGCCGGCGGCGGGTGTTGTAGCGGGTCAGCCAGGCGAAGACGGTTCTGCGGCAGGTGTCGGAGTCGCCGTAGTCGGTGGCGCCCTGGAGGGTCTCGCGTTTGAGGGAGGCGTGGAAGCTTTCGCAGGCCGCGTTGTCGGCGCTGGTGCCGATCGCGCCCATCGAGCGGGTGACCCCGAGTTGGTCGCAGAGGCCGGCGTAGGCCCGGGATCCGTATTGCGCTCCGTGGTCGCAGTGGAACACTGCGCCGTCCAGGCGGCCGCGGGTCGAGGCTGCCATCCGCAGTGCGTCGGTGACCAGGCCGGTGCGCATGTGGTCGGCGATGGACCAGCCGACGACCTTGCGGCTGAAGCAGTCCAGCACGGTCGCGAGATAGAGGAACTCCCCGCCTGCGAGCGGGAGATACGTGATGTCGCCCATGTATTTGCGACCCGGCTCGGTGGCGGTGAAGTCCCGCTGGAACAGGTCTGGGACCGGTGAGGCTGCCGGGTCCGGGACGGTGGTGCGCACGCGTCTGCGCAGGCGGATGCCGGTGATGGAGAACGTTCGCATGACCCGGGCGATCCTCTTTTCGTTGACCCGCCGCCCTTTCTCGCGGAGCTCGGCCGTGATTCGCGGGGAGCCGTAGGCGCCGCCGGACTCGCCGTGGATCTGACGGATCTCCTCGGCCAGGACCCGGTCCTCCCGCTGCCGGGTGGCCCGGGCCTCGGCGCCGGCGAGCCACTTGTAGTAGCTGGACCGGTTCACGTCCAGGACCTGGCAGAGCCGCTTCACCTCGTAGGTGTTGCGATGGTCGTCAACGAACTGGAAGCGGCTCCTCACCAGTTCGTCTCTCCGGCGAAATACTTGGCCGCCTTGCGGAGGATGTCCCGCTCGGTGGCGAGCTTGCGCTCACTTGCCTCCAACTCGGCCACCCGGGCCTCCAGCTGTCGGACCCGCTCGTGCGGATCAGCGGACGGCACGGCCTCCCGGGGCTGGGCGCCCGGCTTCGCAGCCGCGGCGGTGATGCCACGGCGTTCGCGGTCCCGCAGCACCCACTCCCGCAGGGTCGCCCTGTTGATCCCCAGGTCAGCGGCGATGCTCTTGTAGATCGCCCCGGGTGTGGACTCGTACAGGGCCACGGCATCGGCCCTGAACTCGTCCGAGTAGTCCTTCATCGCCATCGGCGGTCTTCTCGCTTCCTCCGGATCAAGCAGATCCAGTATCAGCGTGTCCACCACTCAGGGGGAGGACCCGTGTTCTCGTTGGTGCCGCGTTGCCAGGGGCTCCGTGGGGCTGCGAAGAACACGTCGACGCCGGTGCCGGCGGTGAACCGCTTGTGGGCAGCCAGTTCCATGCCGCGGTCCCAGGTCAGAGTGCCGCGTAGCCGGGGGTCCATGCGTGCGTAGGTCTCGGCGAGCGCGGGAACGACCACGGTGGTGTGACGGCTGGCGAGTTTGACGACCGTAAGAAACCGTGACTTCCGGTCGACCAGCGTCGCGACCTGGCTGTTGTTCGAGCCGATCACCAGATCGCCTTCCAAGTGCCCGAACTCGCTCCGGTCCTCCGCAGTCTCGGGCCGCTCCTCGATCGGCCGGGCATCGGTGATCTGCGAGCGCCACTGTCCCTTCACTGTATGGCGCTTGTTCTTCCGGATCGGGCGACCAGTTCGCAGGCGTTTGCACAGCTCACGCGGGACCACCTTCCATCGGGTCGTGTAGACCGACCGATAAATCGTCTCGTGGCTGATCCGCATCCCAGCGTCGTCACTGTGACGGAGACGCAGGTGCCCGGTGATCTGCTCCGGCGACCACTCCTCCTTCAGCAGGGTCAGAACCGCCTGCCTCAACTCGGGTCTGCGAGCGAGGAGGCACTGCTTCGGGCGCCGGGCGCGGTCAAGTGCTCGTTCCTGCGCAGCGATCGCCCGGTAGACGTCGCGTCCACCGTTCTTGTTCACTTCACGGCTGATCGTCGACACCGCACGCCCCAGGAAGCCGGCGATTGTCCGGTAGGACTCACCGGCGCACAGTCCGCGCGAGATATCCTCCCGCTCGCCCACGGTCAGGCTTCCGGCCCGCGCCTTGCGGGGCGCTGGAGCGATCCCTCCGTGGTGCTTGAGGACGGTGAACACCGAGCCGGGCGGCTTGCCGATCTGCCGTGAGATAACACTGATCGACTCCCCAGCTCTCCACCGCCGCCACAAGTCGGCCTTCATCTCGTCCGACATCCCCGGCCGACCCAGTCTCGCCACGTATACCGTCCTCAACCAGCACTGTTGCTCCGACCGGTTGAATCTAAGGTCGCTTTTTTCAGGACCTCGATCGTCTTCTGCTGTTCGACGTTCTGCCGGCGAAGGCGACGCAACTCCTCGTGCTCGGCACTGGTCAGCTCGCCCGGACTGCCTTCACCCCGGTCGACTTGGTCCTGCTTGACCCAAGCCCGCAAACCCTCCGGGCTAACCCCCAGGTCCCGGGCCACCTCCGTGACCGTCTTGCTGGAGGATCGGGCCAACGCCACGGCGTCCTGCTTGAACTCCTCCGAGTACCGCTTCCCTGCTTTATTGCTCACCTGGCTCTACTTCCTCTGGAACCTCACGTCCCAGTCTCCAGGTGTCCAGATCCACGGGGAAGCTTCAGTGAACTGGCCAGGTTGGGGCATTCGATCGCGCCGTCCACGGTCTGGCAGATCCTGCACGCGGCTGGCGTCGACCCGGCCCCGCGTCGCACCGGCCCGAGCCGGCGGGAATTCCTGACCGTCCAGGCCGAGGGGATCGTCGCGGCGGACTTCCTCCACATCGACACGATCACCGGCAAGCGGCTGTATGCGCTGGCGTTCCTGGAACACGGCACGCGCAAGCTGCACATCACCGGCGTGACCGCGCACCCGACCGCCAAGTGAGCGGTCCAGCAGGCCCGCAACCTCACCGCCGACCTCGGCACCCGTGCCGGGTCGGTCCGAATCGTGCTGCGCGATCACGACAGCAAGTACACCGAACCCTCCGACGCCGTCTTCGAGGCCGAAGGCATCGACGTGCTGCTCAGCACACCCCGAGCGCCGCGGATGAACGCCCATCGCGAGCGCGTCATCGACACGATCCGCCGAGAGGTGCTCGACCACGTTCTGGTCATGAACGAGGCCCACGCCCGACGCGTACTTGCCGAGTACCAGCACCACTACAACGCCCACCGACCGCACCGATCACGAGACCAACGGCCACCCGAAGCCGCGCACCAGCAGCCGGACCGGTCCGTGGGTACGCCGGGCAAGCTCCTACAGACGCGCATCCTCGGCGGAGTCATCAACCAGTACCAGTACGTGGCTTGAGCTGCAGCGATGACTTTTCGAGCCCTACAAGATCTGCACGATCTCGGCGAACGCGCACGCTTCAGTTCGCGCTACGTCAAAGGTGTTTCGTCAGCGGGCAAAGACGGCCGCGGGAACGGTCGGCATTGTTGTGGCAGGGGTCGAGACCTCGGGGGATCCCGGCGCACGTCCTTGCATAGGGCACCCGACAGCCGTCGTGGAGCGCACCCGGTCATCGCCCTCTGGGCTTTTTAGCAGAACTCGGCGCACCTAAACGCCGCGTTCCCACGGAACGGAGTGGAATTCACATGAACATTACTCCCGGGTTCGGGAAGAAACTGCTGAGCCGGTCCGCGGTGCTCACCGCGGGTGCCGCGCTCGCCATGGGGGGCTTCGCGGGCCCGGCCAGTGCGTCGCAGAGCGCGAACATCTCCGCGTGGACCGTCAGCGCCAGTTCGTGCCCGACCTACTTCAAGATATGCCTGTTCTACTCCCCCGGGGGCACCGGGGGACGGTACGGGACCAAGTACCTGCAGGAGGGTGACCTGTCGGGGTTCACCTTCGGCGGTTCGGGAGCTGGGGTCGGCCAGGTCGTGAAGGACAACGCGGCCTCGGCCGACAACAACACCGGTTGCAACGTCGCCATCTGGGACGCCTACTACTCGGGTGATTCGGACTGGCTGAGCCCGCACAAGGGCGGGAACTTCGGTCCGCTCCTGCGCAACCGTGAGCAGTCCTTCGCCGAGGACGACGGAAGCCGC includes:
- a CDS encoding helix-turn-helix domain-containing protein; translation: MPTRLLSIPAVAAALDVDRRTVYRFIAAGDLPVVDLRTGTGRSRVRVPADGLEAFISSRAVAAERRCR
- a CDS encoding ISAs1 family transposase, whose protein sequence is MLAAVPDPRRVRGRRYQIGALLALCLTAVLDGAHSLAQIARYAADADSQVRAGLGLDRAAPNASTLGRLPARIDGDALDDAVGAWLARHAADPVEDDEALTGLAVDGKAVRGSRTDSKTAVHLLAAALHGSQTVIAQCQVAAMSNEIPAMTPLLARFDLRGVVVTADSMHTQRKTAKKIVAAGGHYLLVGKGNQKGLRRQLRALPWQQLPLLDRTRTAGHGRREVRRLKVCTVEAGLLFPRAFQAIEIKRRRVSTKTGEVQTKTVYAVTSLTPGQADPGRLAELVQGHWSVEALHHVTDVTFVEDASKVQTGNAPRAMATLRKLAIGLMRQAGWTNIAAATDRYRSRHHPPQDHLLRTHQPCARQQARQLLLRRLLVEGVVQGEVGAQDLPRITRLCRGAVDLLAEGKGDPRGVGECSRAVYAETFVLAQIAGVRELRARGGDEPYERTLRMAQNAPDVLGIRDRGCGDGLCHNR
- a CDS encoding IS5 family transposase; this translates as MSERKPYPSDLSDGQWSLIEPVITAWKDRHRSDSGYQGAYEMREIVNAILYQGRADCQWAYIPHDLPPKSATYYYFAAWRNDGTDQIIHELLRCQVRERAQRLEDLTLVVLDTQSLHAAAGVPAATTGHDPAKRVPGRKRGLAVDVLGLVIAVVVLAANTHDNAAGIILLDQVAEHAGGTARKALVDQGFKNKAVEHGAGLGIDVEIVARNPQDKGFVPQPKRWRVEQTYGILILHRRLVRDYEHRPSSSASRVYWAMTHVMSRRLTGANTPTWRTVQEAAA
- a CDS encoding ATP-binding protein; this encodes MGVSGAVPQGDDHHATQEFIGEPPLDTAQQLRIRATHRGFTYQNLYAVGCLLRLRDAGAESLLVERDEDLEVVLPSRRLYLQVKTRKSGVLVWSDIRDALDQYRGVRAEHDADRRGGSPSLIVITNAQPGPDLLDRTVAADWPGDVHLLYPGRPSATEAWLPTPAPDLEAMMQWCTAEASNVRFASLKPRTLVEKLAARVQYASTGALGQGFAAADLAQLFEQFVQELQAFPETPDTYRPQKTDPELVGEQPVRLVVGYSGAGKTTWAADAAKRCSLPVTYCDVADGVSADALAESLARELAARHLSGPAGTELPYGSSLDVLRAVHRRLEETGTIVAVVLDNAHRVPVGGLRALIAALPTAQLVLLAHPWPDQPVLEIHLGIAPQVLPGWSVDTVVEVFVAEGCRTDYATAQRVITLTGGLPLYVGQAAVLARSQYGADVAEFCDAFEEGTHAMPTAQERILERAFAGLGETATALAGLLALAEVPLKQDELQLLAADMGMASRSVNGRALRELVGPGLTQSFGDGHLKLHDAARAVAPQVLEGLNEETADRVQRTLCQIVEGDWDPARRSRWMRLLGSTGQIGVLIALTEEEGFFERDYPREVRADLADTARDPASDPALRLDAHNALAAWAFNERDMEGLASHVHAMETIRRAGHPDFGPREAVLVASRQFRLYGPAGALTQLRRAFAEAHAQTPSPSRFDRGLRYEYAGALWEAGEHLEAGKLAAGLIDTYMDHLGLTPPDILLPVEMLHERCVSHDTPDDFKRLADCFGLLVKVARKLDRMDFEPWALWAFKLYNASGATRSAIDSGQDLADVECRTNPAGALRQLDSLLRAAQENNLLDMIVGIRSQRAFVLALAGDVPSARAEMDALAQYDLTPSENDDIRHQSRLIEEIANPVGLVKSSLQVGPA